The proteins below are encoded in one region of Streptomyces marianii:
- a CDS encoding DUF881 domain-containing protein, protein MPGPLPAPAPSTPAGTGKAGERSAAAGNAGSGTDEAERTDRTDVHGTDAPAEEGPKTPPSGDGTRLTGRQRLVAGLWPPRFSRAQLIVALLLFVLGLGLAIQVQSTSDNSALRGARQEDLVRILDELDDRTKRLEDEKRRLEDQRTELETSSDQAEEARRQTQEKERQLGILAGTVAAQGPGITLTIGDGAGAVESDMLLDAIQELRAAGAEAIQVNGVRVVADSYFSDGGGSIEVDGKKISAPYRFKVIGKPQDLEPALNIPGGVVQTLEKEQATASVTRSEKIVVDALRPVERPDYARSSSQ, encoded by the coding sequence GTGCCGGGGCCGCTCCCCGCCCCGGCTCCCTCGACGCCCGCGGGAACCGGGAAGGCCGGCGAACGGTCCGCCGCTGCCGGGAACGCGGGCTCCGGGACCGACGAGGCGGAGCGGACGGACCGCACCGACGTCCACGGCACGGACGCTCCCGCGGAGGAGGGCCCAAAGACGCCGCCGTCCGGCGACGGGACGCGGTTGACCGGGCGGCAGCGACTGGTGGCCGGGCTGTGGCCGCCCCGCTTCTCTCGCGCCCAACTCATCGTGGCCCTCCTGCTGTTCGTCCTCGGCCTCGGCCTGGCCATCCAGGTCCAGTCGACGAGCGACAACAGCGCCCTGCGCGGCGCCCGCCAGGAGGATCTCGTGCGCATCCTCGATGAACTGGATGACCGCACCAAGCGTCTGGAAGATGAGAAGCGGCGCCTCGAGGACCAGCGGACCGAACTGGAGACCAGCTCGGACCAGGCCGAAGAGGCGCGCAGGCAGACACAGGAAAAGGAGCGGCAGCTGGGCATCCTCGCAGGTACCGTGGCGGCACAGGGCCCGGGCATCACGCTGACCATCGGCGACGGTGCCGGAGCGGTCGAGTCGGACATGCTGCTCGATGCGATCCAGGAGCTGCGCGCCGCCGGGGCCGAGGCGATCCAGGTCAACGGGGTGAGGGTCGTCGCGGACTCCTACTTCTCCGACGGCGGCGGTTCCATCGAGGTGGACGGCAAGAAGATCAGCGCTCCCTACCGCTTCAAGGTCATCGGCAAGCCGCAGGACCTCGAGCCGGCGCTGAACATTCCCGGCGGCGTGGTGCAGACCCTGGAGAAGGAGCAGGCCACCGCCTCGGTGACCCGCTCGGAGAAGATCGTCGTGGACGCCTTGCGGCCCGTGGAACGGCCTGACTACGCTCGGTCGTCCTCTCAGTGA
- a CDS encoding FHA domain-containing protein, which yields MPVCTRCGNRNAETSRFCSNCGAPLRAGASAERASETTSTISISGIEAYEAEATGQTPIPSLSPEAQAAVDALPLGSALLVVRRGPNAGSRFLLDSELTTAGRHPQSDIFLDDFTVSRRHVEFRRAADGTFTVTDVGSLNGTYVNREPIDSVVLANGDEVQIGKYRLVFYANQRGM from the coding sequence ATGCCGGTGTGTACGCGATGCGGCAATCGCAACGCCGAGACCAGCCGCTTCTGTTCCAACTGCGGCGCGCCGCTGCGGGCCGGAGCTTCGGCGGAGCGTGCCTCGGAGACGACCTCGACGATCTCCATCTCGGGGATCGAGGCCTATGAGGCGGAGGCCACCGGCCAGACGCCCATTCCTTCGCTCTCGCCCGAGGCACAGGCGGCCGTCGACGCCCTGCCGCTCGGATCCGCCCTGCTCGTGGTGCGCCGCGGGCCGAACGCGGGCAGCCGCTTCCTCCTGGACAGCGAACTGACCACGGCGGGCCGCCACCCTCAGAGCGACATCTTCCTCGACGACTTCACCGTCTCCCGGCGGCATGTGGAGTTCCGCAGGGCGGCCGACGGCACCTTCACCGTCACCGATGTCGGCAGCCTCAACGGCACGTACGTCAACCGTGAGCCGATCGACTCGGTCGTCCTGGCGAACGGTGACGAAGTTCAGATCGGAAAGTACCGGCTGGTCTTCTACGCGAACCAGCGGGGCATGTGA
- the ftsR gene encoding transcriptional regulator FtsR: MRRTPTGGAGHGTAGGDQLVSIGSVLSQLREEFPEVTISKIRFLEAEGLVEPKRTPSGYRKFSAEDVRRLAQVLRMQRDHYLPLKVIREHLDAPARGERPPPPSESGPVDSGAADEFLSEKPTAARVGRAELLAAAEVTEAELDEWESYGLITPSAESAYDAESVTVAKLIADLGRFGLEPRHLRAMKAAADREAGLVEQVVAPLRRHRNPQTRAHAEATAKELAALSVRLHSALVQTALGVRLP, encoded by the coding sequence ATGCGGCGAACTCCGACGGGCGGTGCCGGTCACGGCACCGCCGGTGGCGACCAGCTGGTCAGTATCGGCTCGGTGCTGAGTCAGCTGCGCGAAGAGTTCCCCGAGGTCACGATCTCCAAGATCCGGTTCCTGGAGGCCGAGGGGCTCGTCGAGCCGAAGCGCACACCGTCCGGCTATCGCAAGTTCAGCGCCGAGGACGTCCGGCGGCTCGCTCAGGTGCTCCGGATGCAGCGGGACCACTACCTGCCTCTGAAGGTCATCCGCGAGCACCTCGACGCGCCGGCCCGGGGAGAGCGGCCTCCGCCGCCGTCCGAGAGCGGGCCAGTGGATTCCGGTGCGGCGGACGAGTTCCTCTCCGAGAAGCCCACGGCGGCCCGCGTCGGCCGGGCGGAGCTGCTCGCCGCCGCGGAAGTGACCGAGGCGGAGCTCGACGAGTGGGAGTCCTACGGTCTGATCACTCCTTCGGCGGAGTCCGCCTACGACGCCGAGTCCGTGACGGTGGCCAAACTGATCGCCGACCTGGGCAGATTCGGTCTGGAGCCGAGGCATCTGCGGGCGATGAAGGCGGCTGCCGACCGTGAGGCCGGACTGGTCGAACAAGTGGTCGCACCGCTGCGCCGGCACCGCAATCCGCAGACCAGAGCGCATGCCGAGGCGACCGCGAAGGAGCTGGCGGCGCTCTCGGTCAGGCTGCACTCCGCGCTGGTCCAGACGGCGCTGGGGGTGCGTCTCCCCTGA
- a CDS encoding bifunctional nuclease family protein — MNELDVVGVRVEMPSNQPIVLLREVGGDRYLPIWIGPGEATAIAFAQQGMAPARPLTHDLFKDVLEAVGQELTEVRITDLREGVFYAELVFASGVEVSARPSDAIALALRTGTPIYGSDGVLDDAGIAIPDEQEDEVEKFREFLDQISPEDFGSSSQ, encoded by the coding sequence GTGAACGAGCTCGACGTTGTGGGTGTCCGGGTGGAAATGCCCTCCAACCAGCCGATCGTGCTCCTGCGCGAAGTGGGAGGCGATCGGTACCTCCCCATCTGGATCGGACCGGGTGAGGCGACCGCGATTGCCTTCGCGCAGCAGGGAATGGCGCCGGCCAGGCCGTTGACCCACGACCTGTTCAAGGACGTCCTGGAGGCCGTCGGACAGGAACTCACCGAGGTGCGGATCACGGACCTGCGGGAGGGTGTCTTCTACGCGGAGCTGGTTTTCGCCAGCGGCGTCGAGGTCAGCGCCAGGCCGTCCGACGCCATAGCTCTGGCGCTGCGGACCGGCACGCCGATCTACGGCAGCGACGGCGTTCTGGACGATGCGGGCATCGCGATCCCGGACGAGCAGGAGGACGAGGTCGAGAAGTTCCGCGAGTTCCTCGACCAGATCTCGCCGGAGGACTTCGGCTCCAGCAGTCAGTGA
- a CDS encoding MerR family transcriptional regulator, with the protein MRSSGDGTAAGAHGRGPAEGLQPYSLHDSAQADVTPETVGYRGPTACAAAGITYRQLDYWARTGLVEPSVRPAYGSGTQRLYSFRDVVVLKIVKRFLDTGVALQNIRAAVQHLRARGFADLERMTLMSDGATVYECSSPDEVVDLLQGGQGVFGIAVGVVWRDVEAALAQLHGERVDTGETLIGHDPGDELARRRRERAG; encoded by the coding sequence GTGAGAAGCAGCGGCGACGGTACGGCAGCGGGTGCTCACGGGCGTGGTCCCGCGGAGGGCTTGCAGCCGTATTCGCTTCACGACAGTGCGCAAGCCGATGTGACGCCCGAGACCGTGGGCTACCGGGGGCCGACCGCCTGCGCGGCGGCGGGCATCACCTACCGGCAGCTCGACTACTGGGCGCGCACCGGTCTGGTCGAACCGAGCGTCCGGCCGGCCTACGGATCGGGCACGCAGCGGCTCTACAGCTTCCGGGACGTGGTCGTCCTCAAGATCGTCAAGCGCTTCCTGGACACGGGCGTCGCCCTGCAGAACATCCGCGCTGCGGTACAGCACCTGCGGGCCCGCGGCTTCGCGGACCTGGAGCGGATGACCCTCATGAGTGACGGCGCGACGGTCTACGAGTGCTCCTCGCCGGACGAGGTCGTCGATCTCCTCCAGGGAGGGCAGGGCGTGTTCGGGATCGCGGTCGGAGTCGTGTGGCGGGACGTCGAGGCGGCGCTCGCGCAGCTGCACGGCGAGCGCGTCGACACCGGTGAGACTCTGATCGGCCACGACCCGGGTGACGAGCTGGCCCGGCGCCGCCGCGAGCGCGCCGGCTGA
- a CDS encoding DNA polymerase IV: MRPAPTILHLDMDAFFAAAEQAAKPSLRGKPVVVGGLGPRGVVATASYEARRFGVHSAMPMAQARRLCPNAAYLVPRFSLYRTVSDQVMELLGELSPLVEPLSLDEAFVDLEAGGTADDSRSAREAGERLRRDILVTTGLTGSVGLAGSKMLAKIASEQAKPDGLVLIAPGTERELLGPMPVRTLPGVGPATGEHLRRAGMTTVADLAEAGEDELVRLLGKAHGRAIFRMAMGHDDRPVVAERDAKSVSVEDTFDVDLHDRVRIRTEVERLADRCVRRLRASGHSGRTIVLKVRRFDFSTLTRSETLRGPTDDPAVVREAAARLLEAVDTTGGVRLLGVGVSGLADYTQEDLFAQAAAGERHDEDEESAPSREPTPGEERSPGGDARPVADRRWAAGQDVRHAEYGSGWVQGSGLGKVTVRFEEPWSAAPGRVRTFAVDDPGLEPSEPLPLVRPPEDQSSWPASRPKSRSPAEPVPGPPASSPGDGEVVGLSGSEGRSRP, encoded by the coding sequence GTGAGACCCGCGCCCACCATCCTGCATCTGGACATGGATGCGTTCTTCGCCGCCGCGGAGCAGGCGGCGAAGCCGAGTCTGCGCGGGAAGCCGGTGGTCGTCGGCGGCCTGGGGCCGCGCGGAGTTGTCGCCACCGCTTCGTACGAGGCGAGACGGTTCGGTGTGCACTCGGCGATGCCCATGGCACAGGCGCGGAGGCTGTGCCCAAACGCCGCCTACCTGGTGCCGCGCTTCTCGCTCTACCGGACGGTCAGCGACCAAGTGATGGAGCTGCTGGGCGAGCTCTCGCCCCTGGTGGAACCGCTGAGCCTGGACGAGGCCTTCGTGGATCTCGAGGCGGGTGGGACGGCGGATGACTCCCGATCGGCCCGGGAGGCCGGTGAGCGGCTGCGCAGGGACATCCTGGTGACCACCGGGCTGACGGGTTCGGTGGGATTGGCGGGTTCCAAGATGCTGGCGAAGATCGCCTCGGAGCAGGCCAAGCCGGACGGGCTGGTGCTCATAGCGCCCGGCACCGAGCGGGAGCTGCTGGGGCCGATGCCGGTACGGACTCTGCCGGGCGTAGGTCCGGCGACGGGCGAGCATCTGCGGCGGGCCGGCATGACCACGGTCGCGGATCTGGCCGAGGCGGGGGAGGACGAGCTCGTACGGCTGCTGGGGAAGGCGCACGGGAGAGCGATCTTCCGGATGGCCATGGGCCACGACGACCGGCCCGTGGTCGCCGAGCGGGACGCCAAGTCCGTGTCGGTCGAGGACACCTTCGACGTGGACCTGCACGACCGGGTCCGCATCCGGACGGAGGTCGAGCGGCTGGCCGACCGGTGTGTCCGCCGGCTCCGTGCCTCCGGGCACTCGGGACGGACGATCGTGCTGAAGGTGCGGCGGTTCGACTTCTCGACGCTGACCCGGTCGGAGACGCTGCGCGGGCCCACGGACGATCCCGCGGTGGTGCGGGAGGCTGCGGCCCGGCTGCTGGAGGCGGTGGACACCACGGGCGGGGTCCGGCTGCTCGGCGTCGGTGTGAGCGGCCTCGCCGACTACACGCAGGAGGACCTCTTCGCACAGGCAGCCGCGGGGGAGCGACACGACGAGGACGAGGAGTCCGCGCCGTCCCGTGAGCCGACGCCGGGCGAGGAGCGGTCGCCGGGCGGGGACGCGAGGCCGGTGGCGGACCGGCGCTGGGCCGCCGGGCAGGATGTACGCCACGCCGAGTACGGCTCCGGATGGGTTCAGGGCAGCGGGCTGGGGAAGGTCACGGTCCGCTTCGAGGAGCCGTGGTCGGCCGCGCCCGGCCGGGTGCGGACGTTCGCGGTGGACGACCCGGGCCTGGAGCCCTCGGAGCCGCTGCCGCTGGTGCGCCCGCCGGAGGATCAGTCGTCGTGGCCGGCCAGCCGCCCGAAGTCGCGGTCACCGGCGGAGCCGGTGCCGGGGCCCCCGGCCTCGTCGCCGGGGGACGGAGAGGTGGTCGGCCTCTCCGGAAGCGAGGGCAGGTCGAGACCGTAG